From a region of the Haloferax volcanii DS2 genome:
- the thiI gene encoding tRNA uracil 4-sulfurtransferase ThiI yields MNQTAHVVLVGYGEVGTKSSSVRAKMEARLRTNLQAVLDDRSLPGRVEREWSRLLVRDATDAEAVAAACAEVPGVVWARPCVACDPVLDDIVTVCRSLASDHPDGAAFAVDADRVGGADQHAFTSSDLEREAGSAVVEATGAPVDLDDPDRTYRIECREEAAYLSVRRFDGPGGLPLGTQGRAVSLVSGGIDSPVATWELMRRGCEIVPVYVDLGDYGGADHRARAIETVRTIARRAPNADMRVHVVPAGDVVERLMESVDDTRMLSLRRAMLAIAAEVATDEHAHSIVTGESLGQKSSQTGENLAVTEAAVDYPVHRPLLTRDKTDIVAAARDLGTYDDSTLPVGCERVAPSFPETNASLSAVEAAEPDDLFDLAVEAARERVVVSPDGE; encoded by the coding sequence GTGAATCAGACGGCGCACGTCGTCCTCGTCGGCTACGGCGAGGTGGGCACGAAGAGTTCGAGCGTCCGGGCGAAGATGGAGGCCAGACTGCGGACGAACCTCCAAGCGGTCCTCGACGACCGCTCGCTCCCGGGCCGCGTCGAGCGGGAGTGGTCCCGCCTGCTCGTCCGCGACGCCACCGACGCCGAGGCCGTCGCGGCCGCCTGCGCCGAGGTGCCGGGCGTCGTCTGGGCGCGCCCCTGCGTCGCCTGCGACCCCGTCCTCGACGACATCGTCACGGTCTGTCGAAGTCTCGCGTCCGACCACCCCGACGGGGCGGCGTTCGCCGTCGACGCCGACCGCGTCGGCGGCGCCGACCAACACGCGTTCACGAGTTCCGACCTCGAACGCGAGGCCGGGAGCGCCGTCGTCGAGGCGACCGGCGCGCCCGTGGACCTCGACGACCCCGACCGGACCTACCGCATCGAGTGCCGCGAGGAGGCGGCGTATCTCTCCGTCCGGCGGTTCGACGGCCCCGGCGGCCTCCCGCTCGGAACGCAGGGGCGGGCCGTCTCGCTCGTCTCCGGCGGCATCGACTCGCCGGTGGCGACGTGGGAGCTGATGCGCCGGGGCTGCGAAATCGTCCCCGTCTACGTCGATTTGGGCGACTACGGCGGCGCGGACCACCGCGCGCGGGCCATCGAGACGGTGCGGACCATCGCTCGCCGCGCCCCGAACGCGGACATGCGAGTCCACGTCGTCCCCGCCGGCGACGTGGTCGAGCGACTGATGGAGTCCGTCGATGACACCCGGATGCTCTCGCTGCGGCGCGCCATGCTCGCCATCGCCGCCGAGGTCGCCACCGACGAGCACGCCCACTCAATCGTGACCGGCGAATCGCTCGGTCAGAAGTCGAGTCAGACCGGCGAGAACCTCGCCGTCACCGAGGCCGCGGTCGACTACCCCGTCCACCGCCCGCTTTTGACCCGCGACAAGACCGACATCGTCGCGGCCGCCCGCGACCTCGGCACCTACGACGACTCGACGCTCCCCGTCGGCTGCGAGCGCGTCGCGCCGAGTTTCCCCGAGACGAACGCCTCGCTGTCGGCCGTCGAGGCCGCGGAACCCGACGACCTGTTCGACCTCGCGGTCGAGGCCGCCCGCGAGCGGGTCGTCGTGTCGCCCGACGGCGAGTGA
- a CDS encoding DUF5804 family protein, which produces MTQVCIVGAEDVHLQYELLSRDTARAALSTYDISEPFDNSLSVGTVSLGAAVSLLNDLNWYLVRFADFSLVREPSVSADEWLSRDLARRIRDGKVQPEDTGDHLAIYGVEDGRLVEPMFVTRVDGSVPNYDLRDVERTLVVRVGEDEFGR; this is translated from the coding sequence GTGACGCAGGTCTGTATCGTCGGCGCGGAGGACGTCCACCTCCAGTACGAACTGCTGTCGCGCGACACCGCGCGCGCGGCGCTTTCGACCTACGATATCTCCGAACCGTTCGACAACTCGCTTTCGGTCGGCACGGTGAGTCTCGGCGCGGCCGTCTCGCTTCTCAACGACCTCAACTGGTATCTCGTCCGGTTCGCCGACTTCTCGTTGGTCCGCGAGCCCTCCGTCTCGGCCGACGAGTGGCTCTCCCGCGACCTCGCCCGACGGATTCGAGACGGGAAGGTTCAGCCCGAGGACACGGGCGACCACCTCGCCATCTACGGCGTCGAAGACGGCCGCCTCGTCGAGCCGATGTTCGTGACGCGGGTCGACGGCTCGGTGCCCAACTACGACCTCAGAGACGTGGAGCGAACGCTCGTCGTCAGAGTGGGCGAAGACGAGTTCGGTCGGTGA
- a CDS encoding PLP-dependent cysteine synthase family protein, with protein MDDSILDAIGSPLVRVDSPEGSTVAAKMESKNPGGSAKDRPALAMVEAAEEAGDISPGDRLVEPTSGNTGIGLAVVAAAKGYDLTIVMPDSMSPERREIMRAYGATIELVDGDISAAKDRADDLEAEGMYQLRQFENPANPEAHYRTTAEEVLEQVGDRRIDALVAGIGTGGTISGTGSRLVEEFPSMRVVGVEPAESAVLSGREVGNNDFQGMGPGFVSPNLDTDLLDDVEIVELADAEAECRRLAREEGILVGQSSGASLLAAKRVAERLAAPDADEEDQPLVVTVFWDSGERYMSTGMFDAEE; from the coding sequence ATGGACGACAGTATCCTCGACGCTATCGGGTCGCCGCTGGTCCGCGTCGACTCCCCCGAGGGGTCGACGGTCGCGGCGAAGATGGAGTCGAAGAACCCGGGCGGGTCGGCGAAGGACCGCCCCGCGTTGGCGATGGTCGAGGCGGCCGAGGAGGCGGGCGACATCTCGCCGGGCGACCGCCTCGTCGAACCCACGTCCGGGAACACCGGTATCGGACTCGCGGTCGTCGCGGCGGCGAAGGGCTACGACCTGACCATCGTCATGCCGGACTCGATGTCGCCCGAGCGCCGCGAAATCATGCGCGCCTACGGGGCGACAATCGAACTCGTCGACGGCGACATCTCCGCCGCGAAAGACCGCGCTGACGACCTCGAAGCCGAGGGGATGTACCAGCTCCGACAGTTCGAGAACCCCGCGAACCCGGAGGCGCACTACCGGACGACCGCCGAGGAGGTTCTCGAACAGGTGGGCGACCGCCGCATCGACGCCCTCGTCGCCGGCATCGGCACCGGCGGCACGATTTCGGGCACCGGCAGCCGTCTCGTCGAGGAGTTCCCCTCGATGCGCGTCGTCGGCGTCGAACCCGCCGAGAGCGCCGTCCTCTCGGGCCGTGAGGTCGGAAACAACGACTTCCAGGGGATGGGCCCGGGCTTCGTCAGCCCCAACCTCGACACCGACCTCCTCGACGACGTGGAAATCGTCGAACTCGCGGACGCCGAGGCCGAGTGTCGCCGCCTCGCCCGCGAGGAAGGCATCCTCGTCGGCCAGTCGTCCGGCGCGTCGCTCCTCGCCGCCAAGCGCGTCGCCGAGCGGCTCGCCGCCCCCGACGCCGACGAGGAAGACCAGCCGCTCGTGGTGACGGTCTTCTGGGACTCCGGCGAGCGCTACATGTCGACCGGGATGTTCGACGCCGAAGAATAG
- a CDS encoding thioredoxin family protein, protein MAEAETLETMQPNPAWDAASYPDVVDTLAAADYTFKVWGGDWCGDCRGQLPDFAAALDAAGVPAERIDHYPVEKADDGSKVGPLVEEYDIELIPTVVVERDGEEVARFVEEEDVPIAVYLADELSN, encoded by the coding sequence ATGGCCGAAGCCGAGACGCTCGAAACGATGCAACCGAACCCCGCGTGGGACGCGGCGTCCTACCCCGACGTGGTCGACACCCTCGCGGCCGCGGACTACACGTTCAAGGTCTGGGGCGGCGACTGGTGCGGCGACTGCCGCGGACAGCTTCCCGACTTCGCGGCGGCGCTCGACGCCGCCGGCGTCCCCGCCGAGCGAATCGACCACTACCCCGTCGAGAAGGCCGACGACGGCTCGAAGGTCGGCCCGCTCGTCGAGGAGTACGACATCGAACTCATCCCCACGGTCGTCGTCGAACGCGACGGCGAGGAGGTCGCCCGCTTCGTGGAAGAAGAGGACGTTCCGATTGCGGTCTACCTCGCGGACGAACTGTCGAACTGA
- a CDS encoding thioredoxin domain-containing protein, translating into MSDPVGRNRLDEEQSPYLRQHADNPVNWQPWDETALDAAREADKPIFLSIGYSACHWCHVMADESFSDPDIAEVLNEEFVPVKVDREERPDLDRIYQTICQQVTGGGGWPLSVWLTPEGKPFFVGTYFPPEPRRGAPGFRDIVESFAESWLTDREEIENRAEQWTSAITDRLEETPDTPGEAPGSDILDTTVQAALRGADRDHGGFGGDGPKFPQPGRIDAMLRGYAVSGRREALDVARQSLDAMANGGLRDHLGGGFHRYCVDREWTVPHFEKMLYDQAGLASRYLDAARLTGNDSYATVAAETFEFVRRELTHDDGGFFATLDAQSGGEEGTFYVWTPDDVRDLLPELDADLFCDRYGVTPGGNFEDKTTVLNVSATTADLADEYDLDESEVEDRLEKARKALFAAREGRERPARDEKVLAGWNGLMISAFAQGSVVLEDDSLAADARRALDFVRERLWDAETATLSRRVMNGEVKGDGYLEDYAFLARGAFDLYQATGDLAPLSFALDLARATRREFYDADAGTLYFTPESGESLVTRPQEPTDQSTPSSLGVATSLFLDLEQFAPDAGFGEVADAVLGSFANRVRGSPLEHVSLALAAEKAASGVPELTVAADEVPDEWRATLASRYFPGLVVSRRPGTDEELDAWLDELGLDEAPPIWAGREAADGEPTVYACENFTCSAPTHDLDEALAWFTAGEGA; encoded by the coding sequence ATGTCCGACCCGGTGGGACGCAACCGACTCGACGAGGAGCAGAGCCCGTACCTCCGCCAGCACGCCGACAACCCGGTCAACTGGCAGCCGTGGGACGAAACGGCCCTCGACGCGGCCCGCGAGGCGGACAAGCCCATCTTTCTTTCAATCGGCTACTCGGCGTGCCACTGGTGTCACGTCATGGCCGACGAGAGCTTCTCGGACCCCGACATCGCCGAGGTGCTCAACGAGGAGTTCGTCCCGGTCAAAGTCGACCGCGAGGAGCGCCCCGACCTCGACCGCATCTACCAGACCATCTGCCAACAGGTCACCGGCGGCGGCGGCTGGCCGCTTTCGGTCTGGCTCACGCCCGAGGGCAAGCCCTTCTTCGTCGGCACGTACTTCCCACCCGAACCCCGCCGCGGCGCGCCCGGCTTCCGCGACATCGTCGAGAGCTTCGCCGAGTCGTGGCTGACCGACCGCGAGGAGATAGAAAACCGCGCCGAGCAGTGGACGAGCGCCATCACCGACCGACTGGAGGAGACGCCCGACACGCCCGGCGAGGCTCCCGGCTCGGACATCCTCGACACCACCGTACAGGCCGCGCTCCGCGGCGCCGACCGCGACCACGGCGGCTTCGGCGGCGACGGACCGAAGTTCCCCCAACCCGGTCGCATCGACGCCATGCTCCGCGGCTACGCCGTTTCCGGCCGCCGCGAGGCGCTCGACGTGGCGCGGCAGAGCCTCGACGCGATGGCCAACGGCGGCCTCCGCGACCACCTCGGCGGCGGCTTCCACCGCTACTGCGTCGACCGCGAGTGGACCGTCCCGCACTTCGAGAAGATGCTGTACGACCAGGCCGGCCTCGCCTCGCGGTATCTCGACGCCGCCCGACTCACCGGCAACGACTCGTACGCGACCGTCGCCGCCGAGACGTTCGAGTTCGTCCGCCGCGAACTCACCCACGACGACGGCGGCTTCTTCGCCACCCTCGACGCCCAGTCCGGCGGCGAGGAGGGGACCTTCTACGTCTGGACGCCCGACGACGTGCGCGACCTCCTCCCCGAACTCGACGCCGACCTCTTCTGCGACCGCTACGGCGTCACGCCCGGCGGCAACTTCGAGGACAAGACGACCGTCCTGAACGTCTCCGCGACGACCGCCGACCTCGCCGACGAGTACGACCTCGACGAGTCCGAGGTCGAGGACCGACTCGAAAAGGCACGGAAGGCGCTGTTCGCCGCCCGCGAGGGGCGCGAGCGCCCCGCCCGTGACGAGAAGGTGCTCGCCGGCTGGAACGGCCTGATGATTTCGGCGTTCGCGCAGGGCTCGGTCGTCCTCGAAGACGACTCGCTCGCGGCCGACGCCCGCCGCGCCCTCGACTTCGTGCGCGAGCGCCTCTGGGACGCCGAGACCGCGACGCTCTCGCGGCGCGTGATGAACGGCGAGGTGAAAGGCGACGGCTACCTCGAAGACTACGCCTTCCTCGCGCGCGGCGCGTTCGACCTCTATCAGGCGACCGGCGACCTCGCGCCGCTCTCGTTCGCGCTCGACCTCGCGCGGGCGACCCGCCGCGAGTTCTACGACGCCGACGCGGGCACGCTCTACTTCACTCCCGAGAGCGGCGAATCGCTCGTCACCCGCCCGCAGGAGCCGACCGACCAGTCCACGCCGTCGAGCCTCGGCGTCGCCACGTCGCTGTTCTTGGACCTCGAACAGTTCGCGCCCGACGCGGGGTTCGGCGAGGTCGCGGACGCGGTCCTCGGGTCGTTCGCCAACCGGGTCCGCGGCAGTCCGCTCGAACACGTCTCGCTCGCGCTCGCCGCCGAGAAGGCCGCCAGCGGCGTCCCCGAACTCACCGTCGCCGCCGACGAGGTTCCCGACGAGTGGCGCGCGACGCTCGCCTCGCGGTACTTCCCCGGTCTCGTCGTCTCCCGTCGCCCCGGCACCGACGAGGAACTCGACGCGTGGCTGGACGAACTCGGATTAGACGAGGCTCCGCCAATCTGGGCCGGCCGCGAGGCCGCCGACGGGGAGCCGACCGTCTACGCCTGCGAGAACTTCACCTGCTCCGCGCCGACCCACGACCTCGACGAGGCGCTGGCGTGGTTCACGGCGGGCGAAGGTGCGTAA
- the purD gene encoding phosphoribosylamine--glycine ligase: MSETVLLVGGGGREHAIARALAPDCDLYACASNRNPGIAALAEGFETISETAAEDIVAYAESVGATLAIVGPESGLAAGVADALDEAGIYTFGPQAAEARIETDKAFQRQFMRDEEIPGNPDFATFDDTEAACDYIDDYDGDLAVKPAGLTGGKGVKVIGDQVTPAEAKAYLRDSGYERVVLEERLVGEEFTIQAFVADGEFRVSPAVQDHKRAYEGDEGPNTGGMGSYTDVSPSLPFMADGDYEAAVEVIEAVVEALPEYKGILYGQFMLTTEGPKVIEFNARFGDPEAMNTLPVLETPFIDVLTAAREGESLPELDFTEAATVCKYAVPEGYPTDPEAGAEITVEVDEDAGALLFYASVDDREDGLYTTTSRSFAVVGVADSITEAEELAEDALVDAGEGFHIRHDIGTAALVQRRIDHMAELRGE, from the coding sequence ATGAGCGAGACCGTCCTCCTCGTCGGCGGCGGCGGCCGCGAGCACGCGATTGCCCGCGCGCTGGCCCCCGACTGCGACCTGTACGCCTGCGCCAGCAACCGAAACCCCGGCATCGCCGCCCTCGCGGAGGGCTTCGAGACGATTTCGGAGACCGCCGCCGAGGACATCGTCGCCTACGCCGAGTCGGTCGGCGCGACGCTCGCGATCGTCGGCCCCGAGTCCGGCCTCGCGGCCGGCGTCGCCGACGCCCTCGACGAGGCGGGAATCTACACCTTCGGCCCGCAGGCCGCCGAGGCGCGCATCGAGACGGACAAGGCGTTCCAGCGGCAGTTCATGCGCGACGAGGAGATTCCGGGCAACCCCGACTTCGCCACCTTCGACGACACGGAGGCCGCCTGCGACTACATCGACGACTACGACGGCGACCTCGCGGTCAAGCCCGCGGGCCTCACCGGCGGCAAGGGCGTGAAGGTCATCGGCGACCAGGTGACGCCCGCGGAGGCGAAGGCGTACCTCCGCGACTCGGGCTACGAGCGCGTCGTCCTCGAAGAGCGCCTCGTCGGCGAGGAGTTCACGATTCAGGCGTTCGTCGCCGACGGCGAGTTCCGCGTCAGCCCCGCCGTACAGGACCACAAGCGCGCCTACGAGGGCGACGAGGGACCGAACACCGGCGGCATGGGCAGTTACACCGACGTGTCTCCCTCCCTACCGTTCATGGCCGACGGCGACTACGAGGCCGCCGTCGAGGTCATCGAGGCCGTCGTGGAGGCGCTGCCGGAGTACAAGGGCATCCTCTACGGCCAGTTCATGCTCACGACCGAGGGTCCGAAGGTCATCGAGTTCAACGCCCGCTTCGGTGACCCCGAGGCGATGAACACGCTACCGGTCCTCGAAACGCCATTCATCGACGTGCTCACCGCCGCCCGCGAGGGCGAATCCCTGCCGGAACTCGACTTCACCGAGGCCGCCACGGTCTGTAAGTACGCCGTCCCCGAGGGTTACCCGACGGACCCCGAGGCCGGCGCGGAAATCACGGTCGAAGTGGACGAGGACGCCGGCGCGCTGCTGTTCTACGCGAGCGTCGACGACCGCGAGGACGGCCTCTACACGACGACCTCCCGGTCGTTCGCCGTGGTCGGCGTCGCCGACAGCATCACCGAGGCTGAGGAACTCGCGGAGGACGCGCTCGTCGACGCCGGCGAGGGGTTCCACATCCGCCACGATATCGGCACGGCGGCGCTCGTCCAGCGCCGCATCGACCACATGGCCGAACTCCGCGGCGAGTAA